In Aquila chrysaetos chrysaetos chromosome 24, bAquChr1.4, whole genome shotgun sequence, the genomic stretch AGCAAGTCTGAGTATGCTGTGAGCCAACAGGTCTCTGGGCGCTCGGGCTTGGTCTGAGCTGTCAGGGTGGTGTACGCTGACCTGTGGGCAGTTCTCATCTGGTGACTTACTGGGAGGCGGGACTACCCATGTAGAAACTGCATCAGTGCCACCAAGTCATGCGATGGCTCTGACAGCCGAATGACATCCTCTGCGAGTGATGCTGGCCATGTGCATTGCTGGGAGAGTGTATTGCCTTGCTTGGTGCTGCTGTTGGGAGCAACCTTCAGGACCCCTGGTTTTCTGCAGGGGGATAGAAACTGTGAACATGAAGTGCTCGCAGGTTCACTTCCAGCCTGGCTTCCTGTTGGTGCACGTGAGCTGGGCAGGAGCTTGACGTAAATGACTTATTGGATCATGCCGCCTGTAATGCAGAGGAGAGACTTGCACTTTGTGAAGTCTGTGAGCTCTTCCTAAGAGTCCTGGAAAGGTTGTGAAGTTTCATGCTTCTAGTGGGAGACTGGAAATCACTGGCTGCCTGTTCATCTGGGGCTCTGCAGGTCAGACAGCTGGAAAGTCTCCAGGTCTTGGTGGAAACTCAGTGGCCACTACCCTCTGGGACTCCCATCTCCCTTCCTTCTGCATTGCAGTAACAGGATttgctccctctccctttcaGATGTAGCAAGTCCCCTTACTGCAATGCAGAAGCTGCATGGGAGAGTTCATGTATTCCAGTTCATCaatttgctttccaaaagtAAGGATAATGGGTATAAGATCAACATTGAATGGTGCCCAATAAAAGGCAGAAACCCTTGGAGCAGCAAACAAGCACTGGGTTAGTTGAGTCATTCATATTAACCAGGCTTTACCCCGTAACCAACAAGTAAAGGCACCTGCTACATCTCAAGCTACTGCCATTAACCGAGTGAGGCTTCCCAAGAAGGGAATAGGAGAAGCTGCCCAACATGTACATGTTCCTGTCCCAGCTCTGCAAGGCATCAGGCCTGGCAGCGAAGGCAGTGACTGGCTTTGTGCCTCCACCTGGTGACAAGACCGGGTGTTGCATTTTAGCCTACATAATTCGGTTTTATttgggggacagggagagaaatcaCCGGGGAGGTGTTCTGGGTGGGGTGATGGGAATGAGCAAATCTTGCTactctttttaaggaaaaagtgTATAAATAGACACCTCTTAGTTTTCTCCTTGCTTGCCTTTGTAGTGATACGTTATGGGATGCTTGTCATATTTATTCTGCCTGCCTTTGCACTGCAGGCAGGATGCACGCTAACTGGGGTGTCCTTAGGTCCCTGTGGGGTGGCTGAGCGAGCGGAGGGGCAGAGGTGCAGTTTTTCATAACGTGAAGGGTGCACCGAGTCAAACGCCAACCTCCCCTGCCTCCTACCTGGATCGCAGAGTTAGTGGGGGGGATTTacccttctctcttccccacctccccctgTCACGTAATCCACTTAATCCCCTGACAATAGGACTCTATTACTGTCAGCTCTGTGGAGCCAATATTGCTAACGGGCAAGCTGTCTTCTCTGTCTTGCATCAACAAAAGAACTAGCCGAATTTAGAGTCTTTGTACCTTCAGCAATGCTCctacaaaacagaataaacataGCTTGATTTAATAGGTATACAGGTCTCCTCTTAGCACTgccactttaaaaacaaaacctctcaTGTTTTCACGTATTTAACAAATGTGGATTAACTTTACTGCTTTTCTTACTGAAGGCAACTTTGGGAGCTGCCTGTTTTACTGGATCACACTGCGGGTCCAGTTCAGCCATCGCACTGCCCTGGGAGGGAATCCGGAATCTGGATGGGAGTGCCAGAGGGTGGATACGGTTGGGGAGTCTGAGTCTGTAGCTGTTGTTTTAGCTGTGCGCTGAGTCTTGGCTCTGGTCTGTGCCCTCAAGGCCACCGATGCAGAGCGGGATATGGCTGAAGAAAACCAGTGTTGAGGTTTTAACGTTGTAGAAATCTTTTCCTCAGCTCCTGTTGTCTAAGCAGCAAGGCTGAGGTATTGCAGGTCCCTTCTTGGCACCGGGGGGTGGATTTAGGCCTGGGAGATGGACCTCTGGTTCTAGCTCCTGAACACTGTGCAGTCTGCGTGGAGCTTGGTGTGTGGCTAAGGCTATAGCGGCTTGATGCCCACTAGACCTTACCATCCTCAGACAGTGCCTGTGCTTTCTTGCCTTCCCTGACTGGCTGTAGCCTACTTGAGGAAAGATAAACACACAGCATCCCTTCTCCATGCCCTGTGTCATTAGTCTGGGGCTAACCACTTGCTATGGCACTGGGATCCCTTAAACCCTGCCCCAAACTGCCTTATTTCCAGGGTATCTTAACATAGAACCAGTCGTGGGGAATGGAGACATTTCCTGGCCCGAGGAGAGGTGGGTGGCAGCAGATGTTCCTCTTGACTCAAGCACTGCTCATTGGATCTGGAGTTGTCCAGTGGGCTGTAGGCAGCTGAACAAGTTGTGTGATGTTCCCCAGGTGGTAGCCTCCCTCTCCAGAAGATCACGCTCCCTAGATCACACCATTCCAAGGCAATGGCCTCTCCCACTTACCTTTTACTCTTGTTTCCTGCAGGGGTCCTGACAGCTGGAGAGCACAACTTCCCCTTCCAGTTCCTGCTGCCAGGTATGATGCAGATAAATGGCTAAAAGGCACTTCTGTGTAAGCCTTGGCTTTTGCAGCCTGTCAAGCTGTGCTGAGCAGGACTTGGGCTGGATGGCAGAGGCAGGCTGGCATCTTGGCCCGGAGACACTCTAGGGAGTGTAAGGTCAGCCACAGACAGCAGAGAAGCTTAGACAAGCAGGTACCTTCTGCGTTGGTGCAAAGCCAGGTCTGAACTGTCACTGATGCCTCTCCAGGCATGACCCTGTGAGCTCTCTGGGCATGCGCAGGGGTCCTGGCCTGTGACTAGGCAGTTGTCCCGCACACAGTGTGCTCAGAGAGAAGATCTCTGCTCTTGCACCTGTGGCTGCAGAGGATCCCTTCTGTAAGGAGCTGGCAGCAAGGTCTCAAGTGACCTAAGTGTTCAGCCCCAGGTCTTTTTTGGGGGAATCCCCATGTGCTCTATCTCTCAGGTACTTGCAGAACTCCTCAGGTAAAGAGGAAAGCTGTTTAAAGGGATTATACTTCCAGTTCAGAAACACTTGGCCTGACTCAGCTTtatgataattttctttctctctcgATTCCAGCCTCTGCTCCTACATCATTTGAAGGCCCTTTTGGCAAGGTCCTCCATCAGGTGAAAGCTGTGATAGACACACCTCGCTTCTCCAAGGACTACAAGTGCAACAAGATCTTCTACATTCTCTGCCCTCTCAACTTGAACGACATCCCTGACATTGAGGTAAGAGCAAGAAGCAGTGTGGCTGGGAAGTGCCAAGGCTTCAGCACTTGTCCTTGTCCTGTGCGCTGTCTGGGGAATAATTGTGTGGTTGGACAACTCTCTGACTGCATGCCCTGACTGTGCAAGAGCAGGACAAGGACTCCTGATCTGTCCTGCCTTGCCATCAGTCCCTGTTCCAAGTGATTTTTGACTCTTCTGCATGTTGCTTTGAAAGACGTAGGTGAATTTTCAGCATGTAGAGAGAGGTGTTGGCCAATACCATCAGGTGCTTGTAGAGACCTGGGTTTGGGGAACTTGCTTTGGAAGGAAGAGCAACTAATAGGACAGCAAAACTGGGGGGATGGAGAAGTGAGACCTGTTGTCTGGGTAGTGCTGTGTTGCTGGTTCTTTGCATCCTCTTAGACCAGATATTTctatttgcttgttttgaatCTCTTGAGTGTTTTCCTGGAGGCTCTCTGACTCTCTTGAGCCaacctctctgtctctctgctgtcctgcagcagcCCAACACTATGTCAATCACCAAGAAGTTCAACTACAAGCTTGTGAAAAGTGGCAACATTATCTTGACTGCCACCTCGGATCTGAAAGGGTACATCGTGGGGCAAGCAATCCAGCTCCGCACGGACATAGAGAACAAATCGGGCCGGGACACCGGGGCTGTGGTAGCCAGTCTGCTCCAGGTAAGCATCCAAAAGGGTGATTCTTTGGCTTGTACCAGTACTCCACCCCCCTGAGGCCTCTGTGAAACTGGGGGAGTTCTCACCATTGTGCATCTCGCTGTGTGTGGCTGGGAGGTGGCAGCGAAGAGTCCAGACCTCTGGCTAATGCCGTTTCTCTCTACCTTCCTGAGGAAAGAGGTGGTAGAACTTGTCTTGCTTATACCAACTCAGTCTATCATATAATAATGGGTATTTCTGCTCTGTAATATGCACGTTAGGTTTGTGTTTGTGCTTCTTTGACAAAGCAGTTGGGTGATTTTGTGTCCTGACTTATATTTGTGGGAGACAGAAGATCACCTGCAATCTTTCTGCtagctgtattttctcctgtctgtACAGAAAGTGGCTTATAAATCCAAGCGCTGGATTTATGACCTGAGGACCATTGCGGAGGTGGAAGGCTCGGGAGTGAAAGCCTGGAAACATGCAGAATGGAAGGAGCAGATCCTCGTTCCGGCACTGCCCCAGTCTATTCTGCAGGGCTGTAGCCTCATACATATTGACTACTACATCCAAGTGAGTACCTTGATGCTCTTGGGGAGCGGCAGTGGGCTGTGCTGCAACTTCTGTGCTCCCTTCTGGGTTGAGCTCAATTGCCGAACTCTGTAGCTGTGTGGTGCGGGTGGCCCTCGCATCAGGTGAACCTTCCCAGTGCAATGTATAATGAAAAGGATGCcactatttttccttctcttccaggtTTCCCTCAAGTCGCCAGAGGTTTCAGTTACTCTCCCCATTTATATTGGTAACATTGCTGTGAACAGGGTGCCTCTGAGCCCCTCCCGGTCCATCCAGCACATACCGTCTGCAGTGGTACCCAGTGCCCCCccggaggaagaggaggctgcCAGTGGTTATCACCCAATGGACAATGTCTCGATCCCCACCAAAAGCcattcccagcagcagccatttAGCTATGCCCCAGGACTGAGCTTCCAGGAGATAAGGGTGGACTCGGAGCAGACAGGCTCCCCAAACCATCCCACACTCTGCCTGTCGACGGGAGCCACTGTCCCTTACTATGCTGAGGGGAACGTGGTGCCCGTCCCCACGGCCAGCTCGCTCATTTTGCCTCCGGAGTACAGCACGTGGGGCTACCCATACGGTGAGCAGCCCCTTCCTGAGATCTAAATGGGCTGGCAGTGTGGTGGTAGATGTTTCCTACCACAAGAGTCTCTTCACTAGCTGTGAATTGGGTGGGAGTATAGGGATGTCAGCCTGCCAGGGGCTGATGTCAGAGGGGATCATGAGATCTCTCTGCCTGCTTTAGCCTCCAGAGGAGTCCCCTCTTACAGCTGTAAAAGCTGGCTGTCCATTCCCACGTCTATACCCGTGCCTGCCCTGGGCTCGTCGTGAGAGGATCTCCCTGTTCTTAATGAGCTTTCAGCCTCCCACTGATAGAAAAACTTCTTGGCTTGTGGTGAGGCTggtgggagcagagccagggaaaTGATGTAACTGAAATCTTCTGTCTGACTTGGAGTGGGCCTGCAGCTGGTCTGAAGACACAGGCTGTGGGGGTGGGAGCTGAGAGACTGTCCAGGGTGGAAAAGCTTGGGGATATCCTAGCCTGCTGGATTCCCGGGGCCGTGCTTGTCCCAGGCGGCTGGGCTGGCAGAGACCAGCGGTGTCCGTTAGCACAGACAGACTGTTAGCACGGTCCTACCCAAATAAACCCCTTTGTTAGCACTGGGGTAATGAGACACTTGATGTGTTGCTTCAGCCCTGGCTGGGGCACATGGAGCACAGGTCACCTGTGATCTGGACGTGTTGGAGTACACGAGAATGCTtgtgaaaaaaggagaagaacagAACAGGACTTCGAGGTGCTGATTTTAACCCCTGTAGGCATCAGGACAGGGGTGGGACTGGCTGGCTCAAAttctgtgtgtgcacacacgAACCCCATGTATTTCAGCGGGGCAGGTTATAGGGTCCTGGAGAGAGAGTGCCTGCATGCATGATGTGTACATGTTGGCAGTTTGCTTTACTCTGCACCGAGTTACATAGCCTGGGGTGAAGGGAACCTCCGAAACACCCACCATAActgctcttgctctttctttcccccGCAGAGGCGCCTCCATCCTatgagcagagctgcagcagtgccaaCTCCAGCATCAGCAACGGCAACTAGCCTCCCCTGCTTCGAGTCCCGCTGGCGCTGCCCACCCCCAGGCGCCACGGTTCACCTGCCTACTGCAAAGTCTGGTACAGCACAAGGCGTCTTTTTAGCTCTCTGGCTGCTTGGTGGGGTAAATGGCACATCCCAGCCTGGGCTTTTTAAGTCTCTTTCTAGGAgtggggagaaaacaaaaagggcagccagagcagcttgcgtgtgtgtgtgtaggagAGGTCTGGGAAACTGAACCGTCTCCTTCTGCTGCACTGAGTGCTGGAGAACCAGTTTTGCCCCAGGGAtgccctctgcagcagcctgtgTTTAAAGTACTGTAGTCAACACTAACTGCTTTACTATCAAAGCACCTGCGATGCCTTATCTGAAATGCTCCTGACTTGGCATGTCTCCACTGTAGGTGAAGGCTGGGCTGTGTggactttttcttctcttttaggGGCCATGTGCTCTCCAGAAATGGTTTTGACAGCCCTTCCTCCTTGTCCTCATAGGTCCTAAGGGTAGCTGAAACAGGAGGTTTCTTGGAGTAAGCAGGTTTGGAAGGTCAGGGACTcttaaaaagccaaaagcaCAAGCCCTTGCTATACTTGTGTTGTGGGGTGAGTGACCGGCAGCCTTTGGTCCTCTCGCAGTGGGCTGCACCACTGCCTGCATGCAGCGAGAGGAGAGCAGGCTCTGGCAGCAGGGAGCTTGCTGGGGCACTTGCTCATAACCCAAGAGGCCCTGGTGAGCTGTGGAGGGAGAGCCCGGTGTTAC encodes the following:
- the ARRDC1 gene encoding arrestin domain-containing protein 1; this encodes MGKVQLFEIRLGESRVVYSPGEPLAGTVTVRLSGSLQYRAIKVSCIGSCGVSNKINDTAWTVEEQYFNSTLSLADKGVLTAGEHNFPFQFLLPASAPTSFEGPFGKVLHQVKAVIDTPRFSKDYKCNKIFYILCPLNLNDIPDIEQPNTMSITKKFNYKLVKSGNIILTATSDLKGYIVGQAIQLRTDIENKSGRDTGAVVASLLQKVAYKSKRWIYDLRTIAEVEGSGVKAWKHAEWKEQILVPALPQSILQGCSLIHIDYYIQVSLKSPEVSVTLPIYIGNIAVNRVPLSPSRSIQHIPSAVVPSAPPEEEEAASGYHPMDNVSIPTKSHSQQQPFSYAPGLSFQEIRVDSEQTGSPNHPTLCLSTGATVPYYAEGNVVPVPTASSLILPPEYSTWGYPYEAPPSYEQSCSSANSSISNGN